In Glycine max cultivar Williams 82 chromosome 15, Glycine_max_v4.0, whole genome shotgun sequence, the DNA window TGCACTCACACAAACATCCTATAGGATTTATCATCTTACTAAATCTTCCAATTAACTAACAGAGTCCAACTTCCATGCCCtattactataattttttatacactatCAACAAATTCAGACATGACTTTAAAAGTAATCATTAAAAATCAACAATATGTGACAACATTAgtgcattctaattaaattgataaataaaactCCACAGATAATTGAATTCTTTTGCATCAAAAGCAGGTGTTAATGTAAAACGATACCGTATATAACCAACTGGTATCAGATTTTCCCCTTTGGAAGGTCATAGTCCACTTTCCCCCATTAGCGCAGATAGGATCCTCCCACTTGGGCTCAATCTTGTGCTTGAAGCAATGAAAGTCCGCCCCCACACCCAACTTGCTCGGGTGGTGAATGTTATTGTAAATGCtgaacaaattttaaaacaaaaaaacaagggTCAGAACTTCCAATAATCAAGAAAGAAGCAATTAGGTTAAGACCCAGAAGAGGGAAAATTGGGGGAAAAGGAAGGGAAAAGATCGAAGCTTGACCTCCAAAACTCTTCGACGGTGGCGAAAGTGTAGATGGGTCGGATGGAGCTGCCCCATGCAGCTTGTTTGGACTTGGCGGAAGGGTTGTCGAACCAGAAGGTCCAGGAATTCTCGAGAGGGTGGGGGTTGCGGACGAGGGCGGACGGAGGCTTTGATGTGGCGGAGGCGCCGTCGTCACCGTCGTCGGGGATCTCCCCCTCTTCGAGATCTTCGTCGTCGTTGTTGTCGTTGGCGACCCTGCTAGGGTTTTGGTCCTCCGTGATGGCTGATTTTTGGGCATCTTCCACAACCATTGTTATGACTCTCTCACACTCACAAAcgctttttttcttcctttctcagCTCTGTGTTTTATGAGATGCAAATAGTATAGACGCGTTGGTTAGTATTTCACTGATACGGCATTTTtaaacacaaacaaacaaataagagagaagaaaagacaCTCGTGGGCTGGGCTGTCACTCACAAGGATTGGGTTCAGGCCCATCTTTGTAATTGAGGTTGAGGGAATCACGAGAGTTGATATTTCTATAGCCACTTTTTGAAGAGTAGTGGGAATAGACAAAAGTGTCCCTCTACACATTTTTCTCACCCCTTCTCCTTCCCTCTTCCCCCGTTCTTCTCACCACCTCCTTcccttgcatttttattttcattttttaatacataatgaaagtacgattttgttgtattttggaTTAAGAATCACAATGAAATCGTAATTccattgacattttttttggaaaacaccataatagaattatgattttgttgtagTTTTCATCctaaaacacaacaaaattatacTTTCGTTgtgttattttgttgttttgaaaaacaacaaaacaaaagtgCATTTTTATTGTGTTATCAGATGAATAACATAATGAAATCATACTTTTATTTCattgattaacaaaataaaatcatgattctgtTGTGTTATCTGGGGATGATGAAAAATTAAACCATGTAgggagagggggggggggggggggtgaaaaATACACAATGGAAACACAATTTCTTATGCACTTGTGCAATGAAAACATACTTTTGTGGTGTATTTTTTTCACCCCcaaatgaaaacatgaaaatatgattCTAT includes these proteins:
- the LOC100793288 gene encoding eukaryotic translation initiation factor 4E-1 gives rise to the protein MVVEDAQKSAITEDQNPSRVANDNNDDEDLEEGEIPDDGDDGASATSKPPSALVRNPHPLENSWTFWFDNPSAKSKQAAWGSSIRPIYTFATVEEFWSIYNNIHHPSKLGVGADFHCFKHKIEPKWEDPICANGGKWTMTFQRGKSDTSWLYTLLAMIGEQFDHGDEICGAVVNVRSRQEKIAIWTKNASNEAAQVSIGKQWKEFLDYNDTIGFIFHEDAKKLDRGAKNKYVV